The following are encoded in a window of Mercenaria mercenaria strain notata unplaced genomic scaffold, MADL_Memer_1 contig_3603, whole genome shotgun sequence genomic DNA:
- the LOC128553224 gene encoding ATP-dependent DNA helicase PIF1-like translates to MAPTGKAAYHIRGSTIHNAMKIAANQKLEYRPLPSSTLNTFRNLLGDVKLIFIDEISMVGFRMFHFIHLRLQELKQSKEDFGGISIIVIGDLFQLKPVHDSYIFQQPNSSYMPLATSLWFEHFPMYELTQIMRQRECRDFALLLNILREANNQLPNIVQLVEGCVYDLTVNLDTTDGLTNGATCTVMKFNRSSNNPVGPVWVKFNDDQAGQSLRTGATMRNFDRSWTPLPPVSRQFPAGYKGQAQVQRLQYPLRPAAAKTIHRSQGDTMDTIVVD, encoded by the exons ATGGCACCAACAGGAAAGGCTGCTTATCATATAAGGGGGAGTACCATTCACAATGCTATGAAGATAGCAGCCAACCAGAAGCTGGAATATAGGCCCCTACCATCCAGTACATTAAACACATTCAGAAATTTGCTTGGTGATGTTAAACTGATCTTTATTGATGAAATCTCCATGGTTGGCTTCAGAATGTTTCACTTTATCCATCTTCGCCTTCAGGAGTTAAAACAGTCGAAAGAAGACTTTGGTGGTATCTCAATTATTGTTATAGGAGACCTTTTCCAGCTTAAACCAGTCCATGATTCGTACATTTTTCAGCAGCCAAACAGTTCGTATATGCCATTAGCAACAAGTCTGTGGTTTGAACATTTCCCTATGTACGAGCTCACACAAATAATGAGACAAAGAGAATGTAGAGATTTTGCCTTACTTCTGAACATACTACGTGAAG CAAATAATCAGTTACCAAATATTGTGCAGTTAGTTGAGGGATGTGTGTATGACCTTACTGTCAACTTGGACACAACTGATGGTCTCACCAATGGTGCAACTTGCACTGTGATGAAGTTCAATCGTAGTAGCAATAACCCAGTCGGCCCTGTATGGGTTAAGTTCAATGACGATCAAGCAGGACAGAGTTTACGCACAGGTGCCACAATGAGAAATTTTGACAGGTCATGGACACCATTACCACCAGTTTCACGTCAGTTCCCAGCTGGATACAAAGGTCAAGCACAGGTACAACGACTTCAGTACCCACTTAGACCAGCTGCAGCAAAAACTATCCATAGGTCGCAGGGTGATACAATGGACACTATAGTTGTAGACTAG